One window of the Micropterus dolomieu isolate WLL.071019.BEF.003 ecotype Adirondacks linkage group LG08, ASM2129224v1, whole genome shotgun sequence genome contains the following:
- the LOC123974656 gene encoding P2Y purinoceptor 1-like yields MNNSSCPSVNFDFTGRFLPPVYILVFIIGLVANGWGLKSLLHNWKKLKIINVFALNLGLADILYLLTLPFLMVYYFKKSKWIFGATFCKITRFCFNLNLYGSIGFLTCISVYRYLAIVHPIRVMGRLSLSHSVAISVMVWLLVSIQSLPDMFYPKTYGNSTGKCYDTTNNNNAKDYLKYSFGWTLTGFCIPLLITLGCYGHVMVILCHTNTTDKVLKQRSLKLLFILILLFSVCYIPYHVFKNLNLLARVLSKQGICHEWFNRVYIAHEISRGLVCLNSALNPLVYLHGIEDIPAQLSQLLQQTRQMYNRRFLSNPSSVSTAQTTTEV; encoded by the coding sequence ATGAACAACTCCTCTTGTCCTTCAGTCAATTTTGACTTTACAGGCAGATTTCTGCCTCCTGTTTACATCCTAGTATTCATCATTGGTCTGGTAGCTAATGGATGGGGATTGAAGTCTTTGCTGCACAACTGGAAGAAACTAAAGATCATCAATGTTTTTGCTCTCAACCTCGGACTTGCAGATATTTTGTATCTGCTCACACTCCCATTTCTGATGGTGTACTACTTTAAGAAGAGTAAATGGATCTTTGGAGCTACATTCTGCAAGATAACAAGATTCTGCTTCAACCTGAATTTATATGGCAGCATCGGGTTTCTTACTTGTATAAGTGTGTACAGGTACCTGGCCATTGTCCATCCAATAAGAGTGATGGGAAGATTATCTCTGAGTCATTCTGTGGCTATCTCAGTCATGGTTTGGCTGTTGGTGAGCATTCAAAGTCTTCCAGACATGTTCTACCCCAAAACATATGGAAACAGCACTGGGAAATGTTACGATACCACCAATAACAACAATGCTAAGGATTACCTGAAATACAGCTTTGGATGGACACTCACTGGGTTTTGCATCCCACTCCTCATCACACTGGGCTGCTATGGACATGTGATGGTCATTCTCTGCCACACAAATACCACTGACAAGGTACtgaaacagagaagtttgaaattgttgttcatcttgattcttctcttctctgtttgTTACATTCCCTATCATGTATTCAAGAACCTGAACCTCTTAGCAAGAGTTCTGTCCAAACAGGGAATATGCCATGAATGGTTTAATAGAGTCTACATTGCTCATGAGATAAGTCGTGGCCTTGTGTGTCTGAACAGTGCTCTCAACCCTCTGGTTTACCTCCATGGAATTGAAGATATTCCTGCTCAGCTCAGCCAGCTGCTCCAGCAAACTCGTCAGATGTATAACCGTCGGTTTCTGTCAAACCCCAGCTCTGTGTCTACGGCACAAACCACAACTGaagtttaa
- the LOC123974657 gene encoding P2Y purinoceptor 1-like has protein sequence MNITSCVSFSFEHKFLPPVYILVFIIGLVANGWGFKSLLHNWKKLGNVNVFVLNLGLADILYLLTLPFLMVYYFKKSKWIFGDTFCKITRFCFNLNLYGSIGFLTCISVYRYLAIAHPMRVMGRITVTHSVAVSVMVWCLVSVQSLPGIFYPKTFGNTTGKCYDTTHKSRVEDYLKYSFGRTLTGFCVPFLITLGCYGHVIVVLCRTNSTDKNLNLLVRVLSKQGICHRWFNGVYIAHQISRGLVCLNSALNPLVYLHGNEDISAQLRRLLQQARQTFSYVFFSISGHVPVVQTADED, from the exons ATGAATATAACTTCTTGTGTCAGTTTCAGCTTTGAACATAAGTTCCTGCCTCCTGTTTACATCTTAGTATTCATCATTGGCCTGGTAGCTAATGGTTGGGGATTTAAGTCTTTACTCCACAACTGGAAGAAACTGGGTAACGtcaatgtttttgttctcaACCTCGGACTTGCAGATATTTTGTATCTGCTCACACTCCCTTTTCTGATGGTGTACTACTTTAAGAAGAGTAAATGGATCTTTGGAGATACATTCTGCAAGATAACAAGATTCTGCTTCAACCTGAATTTATATGGCAGCATCGGGTTCCTCACCTGTATAAGTGTGTACAGGTACCTGGCCATTGCCCATCCAATGAGAGTGATGGGAAGAATAACTGTCACTCATTCTGTGGCTGTCTCTGTCATGGTTTGGTGCTTAGTGAGCGTTCAAAGTCTTCCAGGGATTTTCTACCCCAAAACATTTGGAAACACCACTGGGAAATGTTACGATACAACTCACAAGAGCCGTGTTGAGGATTACCTGAAATACAGCTTTGGACGGACACTCACTGGGTTTTGTGTCCCATTCCTCATCACACTGGGCTGCTATGGACATGTGATTGTCGTTCTTTGCCGCACAAATTCCACTGACAAG AACCTGAACCTCTTAGTAAGAGTTCTGTCCAAACAGGGAATATGCCATCGATGGTTTAATGGAGTCTACATTGCTCATCAGATAAGTCGTGGACTTGTGTGTCTGAACAGTGCTCTCAACCCTCTGGTTTACCTCCATGGAAATGAAGATATTTCTGCTCAGCTCAGACGTCTACTCCAGCAAGCTCGTCAGACGTTCagttatgtgtttttttctatcTCCGGCCATGTGCCTGTGGTACAAACTGCAGATGAAGATTAA